The following DNA comes from Chloroflexota bacterium.
TCCAGCGTCCATATCGCTCCGGTTCTAAAGTGTTCAGATCCACTCCGGCCAATTCTAATACTTTCTGTACGTATTGAGAATATCCATACCCCAGAAACTGTATAGTATGTCCTGGACACCGTGCAAGGGCGACTTGACTAAATAGCGAGTTATCCTCATAATATAAGTGTACAGTCGGCTGGAAACAGTCGGGGAAACATTGGGGGCGTGGTGCAGCGGCCGAGCATACCTCCCTGTCAAGGAGGAGATCGCGGGTTCGAATCCCGTCGCTCCCGCTAACAGCAGAAATTGTTTTTGGAGAGACTTCCTCAGATAGAGCCCATTCGCCTCTGAATGGAAAGGCCCCGCTTTGTTTTCTAACTCAGGTAATCTTTCAGTTTCCGGCTTCGCGTGGGGTGGCGCAATTTGCGCAGTGCTTTGGCCTCGATTTGGCGCACGCGCTCCCGCGTAACGCCGAATTTCTGTCCTACCTCATCTAGCGTTCGGCTTTGCCCATCTTCCAAACCGAAGCGAAGAGATAATACACGCCGCTCCCGCGAACTCAATGAGTCCAAGATATCTTGCATCTGCTCGCGCAACAGTTTCTTCGAAGTGGCATCGGCTGGACCGGGCATAGAATCGTCTTCGATAAAGTCACCGAGAGAGCTATTCTCCTCGACGCCGATGGGCATTTCCAATGACATAGGTTCCTGCGCAATGCGCATGATGCTGCGTACCTTAGAGGCTGCCCGTTTGAGCCGCCGCTGGAGTGCAGGATCGATGGGTTTTCCCTGTTGCCGCGCCTCCTCAATCTGCAAAACGTCCTCTGGCGGGAGCAGATCCATTTTGAGGGCAATTTCTTCGAATGTGGGCTCGCGACCCAATTCCTGAGAGAGGTCCCGTGAGACCCGAAGTAATCGGTTGATGCTCTCGACCATATGAACAGGGATGCGAATGGTCCGGGCATGCTCTGCGATAGCCCTGCTAATGGCCTGACGTATCCACCAAGTGGCATAGGTGCTAAATTTGTAGCCCTTGCGATAATCAAATTTCTCTACTGCTCGCAACAGGCCGATGTTGCCCTCTTGAATGAGATCAAGAAAAGACATCCCCCGCCCAAGATAGCGTTTGGCGACGCTGACCACCAAGCGTAGGTTGGCCTCAGCCAAGCGACGTTGCGCCAAATCACCCCAGCGGATGGCATCCTGCAATTCGCGGCGCGCTGCTTCATTCAGTTTGCCCCGCCGCAGTCGCTCCTGAGCATCTCGACCCATGACGATAAGTTCAGCCAGTTGGTTCTCTTCTTCTGCGGTCAAAAGCGGCACCCGACCGATTTCTCGAAGGTACATATGCACTGGATCATCTATTAATTCCTGCTCGGGCACGCCCGTTAGTGCATCTTCAAGCGTTTC
Coding sequences within:
- the rpoD gene encoding RNA polymerase sigma factor RpoD; translated protein: MTTEEEREEKKDKLVAKGLRQKFVTRKDIEAIFADQKEPDPAEMNALYNAFQEMGIAILDTTPTSRRGKKAEEGIEEEILEQEFEELETLEDALTGVPEQELIDDPVHMYLREIGRVPLLTAEEENQLAELIVMGRDAQERLRRGKLNEAARRELQDAIRWGDLAQRRLAEANLRLVVSVAKRYLGRGMSFLDLIQEGNIGLLRAVEKFDYRKGYKFSTYATWWIRQAISRAIAEHARTIRIPVHMVESINRLLRVSRDLSQELGREPTFEEIALKMDLLPPEDVLQIEEARQQGKPIDPALQRRLKRAASKVRSIMRIAQEPMSLEMPIGVEENSSLGDFIEDDSMPGPADATSKKLLREQMQDILDSLSSRERRVLSLRFGLEDGQSRTLDEVGQKFGVTRERVRQIEAKALRKLRHPTRSRKLKDYLS